The Ipomoea triloba cultivar NCNSP0323 chromosome 4, ASM357664v1 DNA segment TGGCTTCACATGCTGATATATAGCGACAATCGTAGTACATGTTAATCTCATCGACCACATCACCATTGAGAGCATTCACTGAACTACTCATGAATTCTGCTGTGACCCTATCATTTCCtttgttcacatatttgaataaatatttaatagacCTAGACTGGTTGCACCATTCAACGTTAATATGTGCGCGATATTTTAGGAGCAGATGTCTATTATGCGCGACGACGTAACGATTATCAAGTTTAATTCCATTCTTATTGATTGTGCGCCCATTGTCACGCCTTCTGTAAATCGGGTAACCATCTTTATCCAAAATCGTATGAGTAACatgtttttttggaaaataatttgaaCATTTACCATCTACCATGCAGGGCGAATTCTTCCGAAGTTCTCCACAGGGTCCGTGCAACATGAATTCACTGACTGCATGATGGTATTCTGCATCAACATCTGGGTCTGGTATTTCAGCTGAGATCAATGCGTCAATTTCGTTCGCAGAATTTGGCCTATTCATTCTTTTGGCAAATAGCAAGATATGCGCGTGAGGGAGACCtcttttttgaaattcaatCGTGTAGATAACTGCAAAGATAATACAAAAATGACcaattaaagtttataaaggaaaattagAATTGATGATGGCAAATTCAATTATGTATGATCTCAAATACCTCCACATATATCGCCAAACAACTTGTCTGTTTTGATGTCTTCAATCATCGCATCAAGTTTCATCTTAAACACACGACAAATGATGTCAGGTCTATCATCTGCTTTAAGGCCACGGTGTGTAACATACCGTTCAATCTCAGGCCACTTTGGGTTGCTAGTGAATGTAATGAATATGTGTGGATAACCGATGTGCTTGCATATTGCCATAGCATCTTGATAGTTTTGAATCATATACCTAGCTCCACCTGTGAATGATGATGGGAGTATAATTCTTTTACCTCGAGCTGCAGGGTCTAATTCTCCTCTTGTCAATGCATCGCTCAACCCTTGATAAGCTTCACAACGCAACGCCTTCTGATGAGTTCTAATGTAGATCAAGCGTGCAGATTCAATCATTGTATACGCATCAACCAAGAATTGTTGGAATAACCTCCTAGAATACAACAATGTATGCTTCTCATTTACCTTctcatgtatataaaatgagaaaTACTCTTTAGGGCTAATTCTTATCCTTCCACGAGGATGACATTGACGCCATGCATCAGAGAATATAATGTCTTCGCGATAGCCATCTTCACCGTAGGGAAACAATAAAGGGTACTGTAGTGGCAGATATGCGGGGTTCAATTGATTTATTCTCTTCAACTGTCCAGTTCTGGTCTCAATCAATATGTCTAGATCTCCCATTGATGGGTCAATATCCCCGACAATAAGTGCAGCTACCTCATGAGCGGTAGGTAAATTGTAGGTCCTTCCATCTTTGTTCCGCTTGCCTATTAAATTCATCTTAACCTCAATAACTGGATTAGATTGGATCTCAGTTCTTGCCATTCTGAAACAGTTGACCAAGACATTATTTTGGTCTAGCATGTTCTTCAATTCGACAACAATCTCTTCATTGATATCCCCTAAATTACTTTCCCCTCTGTATACGAAAAAAAAGGGAATAGAtaaataatagttaaatatCTAAGTGGAAtgccaaaaaaagaaagaaagtaatttttattttacctgACAGAATTGATGCGGTTCTTAATCTCGTTATTTGTGTCGTAAATATATAGTTGCGCAAATTTTGGCATCGAACCATCTATTGGAACCAAGCTTCCAATGCAGTGATAATTTTGACCACTAATCCTAAACACTGGAGGAGCATTACCGGTGTTGAGTGACCTATCAATTCTACCGCCCAAAGACGTGAAGCAGAACATGTTGTTATATCTTCGAATATTACTAAGGAAGTGTTTGCTCTGTTCAGTATCACCAAAGTATAGCCTCTGCAGCACATGAGGAGGATCCTTCATGCGAGGTAATTGGATTTTGCCCTCATAGCAACACTTTGTGTATTTTGGCAATGCGCATGTTACATTTTGATTAGAGCGCTCTTGCCACCAAAATAAAGCCCCACAATAATTACACGAATGAATAGGATCTCCAAGGTCAAAATAACAATCTGGTAACGTAAAGAATACAATGAATAcacattatttaaattttgaaaaaatgaacagaacaaacttttatattttaaaaaaggaaaactgaCCATATCCATTATTTTGAGTCTCAACCAGTCGTGAATCATTGTTTAAATTCGTCTCATTTGTTCTTGACGATGACCTACTGGAATTTCTTACAATTGATCGCGGAACACGATTACGTCGACGATGCGTTTCTGTTTCCactttaataaaatacaatgaattgttaaataatattaggaattcttattttaagtaatttttatttaggcaaattgcataaaaaaaaaaggcaaaccAGTATTCCAATCAATATGTTTTCCAATAAGTTTACAAATTGCATGCTAAATTGCTaacgtaaaaataataataacacaagtAAAAAACGGTGGATACATGCATAAggaaagtaatttttatttttttaatttaaataataacacgGATACATGCATAAggaaagtaatttttattttgttaatttaaataataacacaGGTAAATAATATTAGGTAGGAAttcttaaaaaatgtaaattgcatataaaataagacaaattgcatgctaaattgctaacttaaggcaaattgcataaaagaaaaatggaaaagtgtcaaataagccccttaatattataccaaaagtcaattaggtaaCTGAAATTATGAGttcatgtatttaattgcacctTTCGAAAGTTgagggacctaattgacttttggtataATGTTaaggggcttatttgacccttttcccaaagagaaaaaaagacAAATTATTATTCCAATTAATATGTCTACCAATAAGTTCACAAATTGCATGCTAAATTCTAACaaaaaggcaaattgcatactaaaaaaaatgtaaattattattCCAATCAATATGTCATCCAATCAATGAgcctatttttcaaaattttcaaataaacttCTTATCTAATGAATTCCAGTACCACTATATAGAGCATGCAACCaactaaaaattttcaaaaagttgTAAACAGGCACTGGGAATAACAAAAGGCAAAAACCATACTGAAGTATAAATTACCGTTCGTAACATCAGCTAATGGTTGGCGTGATGAAGACATTGAAGTTGGCATATTTGGCGTATTTAATGAACGCTCATTAGACGGTGAGAACATGTTATTCATATcaactgcaattttttttttataaacatatatatcacattGATCGtatagaatttatttttattcaagcATATATAACAACACATTTACCATATacaacaaatgaagaaataTGTACTGAACTAATAGAGAAAATTCTTACCATCTGTGACGACAGTCGAGGGTGTGAAGGAACCAATTGTACtattcaattcatataaacTTGGGTTGCTAGCAACTGCAATTTTTTTGCAAACTAAATAATTGCATCAAATAaagacaaaataatattaatacatcaaaataaaactattattgaatatataaaataagattaaaatattattttagtcgAAATGGAAAATAAGATCATTTGAATATAACATATACCATTTGTGATTGCACTTAATGATGGACTTTGATGAGCATTAACTGCAACAATTTAACCGAacaaatcaatcaaaatttgCATATAATTTAACCTATTatgttacattatattatattatatttttgaatagtaGTACCTTTGTTGGGTGTATTAATAGGTGTTGATGGAGAGCAAACCGTAAATCCACCAAACAATGCTTCATTACCAGCTACTGCAGTTATTTATATTGAAGCAAAAAAATTTATGACTGCattttatatagaaaaaaatagGCGCGtaggttattaaaaaaatgctcACCGTTAAATCTCGGATGAACTGGATTAAATGGTGAAGAACCAACAGTTGCTTGTAATGCcaactcattttctaaaatacaaaataaaaaaaaacagtaattaGACAATTCTCATATAATGATTCGTACTTAGCTTTAAATACACTTACAAAATATGTATACACTTACCATAAATTTAGTAAAAGTTTCAACTTcaaacaaaattcaatttcaacttaaattatcttaccattttcatttttaaaaaagaccAAATTCATTGCCTTagttttttaaagataaattaaaaagtgctattttttattttaggttTTCCATAATCAGGGAGATAAAGGAAaagatttgaaaaattaacatagaTGATTGAACAGCTCATCTACACCTCCTTcaacaatttcaattttaattattttagcttttatagttatattatacacttcatttttttccattttaattttttttaaatccttttTAAGTTGAAAACACCTTTCTTTATTCTTCCTAGGTTTATTCATCATTATTTGCTTaggtattcatttttttttatccctaATTCAGCTCCCTCCCTCCCCCCCTCCCTGCTCTGCGTGCTTTCCATTACTCCATGGCCACCAGAGGCAAAAGCTCCACCTAACATTCAATGGTGAACTACACCACAAGCCTCTCACTCTCTCTGGCCTCTACTTAAAAATCAACCCCCATCTTCTCCCACCGCAGATCTGAGAGCCTAGCATCAGATCGAAGCCCCGAAAAAGCGTAGATGGAGGAGGCGTTGGAGTTGGTGGGTGCCAATGACACCAAGGAGAGTGTGGCAGGCATTGAGCGACTACACCTGCATCGCCATAGCACTCCGGCCAGCGGCCACCACCACCGCACACCGGTCATCGCCAATTTAAGGTCTGTGTTACTGAATGAGAAACCCTAGCTTTATGATTTGttcatttattgtttttttaaataataaattcaattgtgtTCTGATTTATGAtagtattttattataaaataattgaatcCATGTCtgtttctcaatttgagaaaccctaaagtatatagataataaggaaaataatgaatgaaacaaaatataatgaGATTTAATTTTGGCTCTAACCTTGATTTGTGATCTTTTGCTTTTTTCTCCCCCTTAGAATTGTTGATTCTGTGAGTTTCCTCATGTTGTTTAAGTGAATTGTGAAAACTGATACTCACAACAAAATTAGAAAGATCATAGTTAATTTATAGCTAATTATATGAGtagttcaaatttgattaaagAGCCCAAGAATGAATGTCATGGCCCAATTTATGTGATCAATGACcttgaataaaaattttaaagagaTCTTtgaattaaggaaaaaaagtaataattcaatatatttaatataataatttaaggaGATTTTCTTGAGTTTTATCAACATTCATTTACAGCtacatgaaaatatttcaagaattcaagataAGATGCTCTAACTCATACACATTATAACTATACTATCCACACTTGagttttatgctattttttgtttttatttttatactatcttAGGCTtaacaaagttttttttttatttttttttatttttttttgggtaatgtGATTTGTTCAGCTCTGGAAGGTCTTTTTCATTCAATTTTAGTAAGTAGTTTATTTGGTGAATCGAAATATGTGATTGCTAATCAATTAGGTAAAAAAGCTATTTAAACTCtaaatttgatttgaaatcATTAGTTTTTGAAGGCAAAGGACTGTTAAATAACTTTTTAAGGCAAGCTATGATAATTCTTGCAGCTATTTTAAATGCTTTGATGCTTTTGAGCTGAAACTTTCTTATCACTGTTGTGAAATCTATTGGGAGAAATATATGCTAGCATTTGAAACTAAAaggtgtttctttttttttttttttgaaaactaaaagcTGTTTCTTAATTTAACTAAATTCTGTGATGACAGTTCATATATTTACATGAGTGCAATGCATGGTAATTTGTTTGTTCACATTATGAGCTTTATGCACATTACATATTTGTTGTAATTCTATAGttagaatttatttatataaacatatttgCAGGTTAACAATATGCCTGTCAACATATTGCCTATTGGTATGCCAGTCAAAGTCATGGGCAAAGCTCATATTCATCTGATGATTTGCCTAAAGCTGTTGTTATGACTCTGAACCCTGGCTCGGCAGTCAAGAGTATGGATTTTCATCCTGTGCAACAGATTTTGCTTCTTGGTTAGTTCTTGGTGACtgattattacttatatttatTGTATTGTATAATTTGATTCCCACCCACATTATTATACTCATATTTGGTACTCGGTACTCGGTAGTGACTTAAATTAAACCATATGTTGGTGTTTTTTACTATAATCAGTTGGGACAAGTGCAGGAGAGATTATGATTTGGGAATTAGGTAGCAAGGAGAGGCTTTCTCACAGAAGTTTCAAGGTTTGGGATCTTGCACAATGTTCAGTCGCTTTGCAGGTCTGCTTTCtataaatcattttccgttgtgCAAAGTTGCTAGCAttcaattgttttttgtttttttttttgtcttgtttttgttttgtttttttttttttaaattcagatAAAGTGAATTTGTTAGTATTTTGAGGATAGTTTTGGTTTATGATTTTTGCAGAAGCAAATAAGGATTTGGGATAATGTCAATGAGATCATAAAGGGTACAGTAGTGGTGTTAATAGTTAAAGTGACTAAAGATGGCTATCACGCCATTGGATTGGTATTGTCAGCCAGTGAAGAATGGGGTGTGGTCagcaatattttttataatttcttgAGTATATAATCACTACTACTAAACCAAGAAGGGGTAAGAAATCTTTATCCATGTACTTATATGTAGATTGTGTGCTTATTCTTTGTATTATCCACCACGATATAGCGTAAAGATAAATTGCTTATATCTGTTTATGCATATCAGCACTGTACATACCAGGCATGCGATCTTGAAGTAATCAAACTTGACAGCCACCTTGCTTGCATTCACTGGCGTTAAATCTGCTGTCACCTCCACCTTGCTTGCATTCACTGGCGTTAAATCTGCTGTCACCTACAGAAACGTGAACTATATCGAATATGGAAGATAAACACGGGTATCGCTCCATATGAGGTATCAGCTTCCTACTCTTTGATATGCTATTTATCTAGAATTACTGGGCGCAAAACACATTACAAATGTGGTATTTCTGCATTATATGCTCTCTGCTTTTCCTAGATGATACTGGtaaaatttgaaacattttcaTTTGTAGATTATTGATATAATTGTCCATGTTTCCAGTTTTAAATGCCCAAATATAATTTTCCACTTCCTAAACTGAAAGTTCATTAAGTATACTATTAGTTGTCAGCATTGCACAAATTCCAGAACCCTCAACCTTTAAATTCATGCCTCTGTTATACTATTAGTTATCAGCATTACATTCTTGCCATGGAAATTTGCCAATACAGATCAGATTATGCTCACCTATGTTTGCCATtcatattgtattttctctgtGAAAATCTATGCTCTATTACTATGTAATAACTAACataataaatcattaattaagcCTAAATGACAGAATGCAAACACAAATACCCATAGTGTAACTGTTAAACAAACTGTTACACTAAAATGCCAACAATGGCATTTAGACATACTCAACAGaacaaaatgaaattgcaaCAAAACCATCAAGAGTGACGAAATAATCTGTTTCTTATAGTGTATAAGCTAACAATTATGCAAAAGTTTAAAGCCTAACAGAATAAACCATCTGTTGAGCATTTATTCCACTTAGACAAACAAAAAGAGAAACGTAGTCTAATGGTGTAGTAAGGAAACTAATTTTTGGGCTCGATCTTAGGCTTCTTCATACCtcttgaagatgatgaacacTCTATATTTGTTCTCTTTAAAGACTGCTCCTCGGGAGTGCTCTCATCAACCAAGATGACTTCTAGGAGTGACGAAGATGTAGCATCCAGTGGTGGTATAACCACTGTTCCTTCATCACTTTTATTCAATAGTTTGGGTTGATGTGTCTGCGCAATAGCTTCATCTTTTTTCACTCCAAGCACGGTAAAAGCAGTGTTCCCACTATATTTAAATTGGTCATTCCGTGTGACAATCCTAAACATCATTGTCTTCCCAATCAAGTCCTTAATTTCGTTGGGCATGCAACCAACCTAGGACAAGCAAAAcagataaaaaatattatacattgcATAATATTAATACATTCAAAACCGAATAGTTGATTGTTAAGATGTATGGATTCACGTACTTtagaatatttttctttcaacTCGCTAGCTGTAACTCCTAACAGTGTCGAGCAAACATTGTCCCAAAGTACAAGAGGGCCATCCTGGTCGTCATCCAGGACAACAATCACCACCTTGTACTTAATTATTCCGTCGGGCGAGTATGTATTGCATGGCTTACAATACATTTGGTCCGTACAATCTTGAAGCTTCTTCCCACACACCTTATTCATACAAGCATTGAAATACCATTCACTTTCTACGCTTAGGATTTCTCCAAGTACCCAAAATTCACcaacctaaaaattaattacacaataCGTGAGGAATATAATGAGTGACTTTTCAAATGATTTAAATAAACCTGTGATTTCTACCTTCTTGTTGTCGTAAATATCCTTTAAGGAAGTCAGTGTGATATTTTCACTCGATAAAGCTTCCATTGTTCCAGATCCAGAAATTCTTGACCTAGAGCTTATACTCCGTATTGGAGTGAAGAACCTAGGCAGACTGATTTAAACGGATTACCCATAATCAACAAATgtgtttgaaataaaatataatacggagtggaaaagattgaaatgtcacAATACCTCTCCTTGAATTTGAAGAACTCAGGGCATTCATAGTTGAACATAATCTTTGTTGCTGTGTAGGAACTGGATATCCTAACCTCACCATCTAAtatgataaataatttaaaatagttataaaaTCGAACCAAATAAATTTATGTCTGTCATTGGGTAATTACTTACCATCATTCACCCTGGCTCTACATAGCTGTAGTATAACGATCAATGGATCTACCCTGGCTCTACATAGCTGTAGTATAACGATCAATGGATCTGCCAAATCAGCATTGTAGTAAGGTAAGGCAGAATCAACGTGCTCGTCCCATAGTGTAATCGTGAGTCGACTCCCCCCTGAGTGAAAAACAACAATGAACGTGATGACCCCTAAAATTAtacttaaaacaaataaaaaagtcATCTAAACAAATACATACCGGGTATCTTCAATGACAAGATCAATCAACCTTTGGGGTTTTGAATGAACTTGGATAACTTTTTCCTCAGTAATGGAAACTACACGGCCAATCAAATCTTTACAAACCAAACAAAGGATTTAAAATTGTTAGTGATGAATGTAACATTAGAAACTtagtaaaacaaaacaaaatgagaacacatccagtatagaacaaaatttaaagaagaatttaccaattagctgattaatatccactcctccgggagcctttaacgatccaaaatctttgaatttgaacatgtgtttgggAAAATCATATCCATCTTGATCCTTAACACTAATCAAAGTGTCGTGGTTCGCTTTCATCATGTATTTATGCTCACATGACTTAAACTTCATGCGACATGTTTGCacaatgaaattgtgaatatcataCACTTCTCCTTCCTTCAAGAGTTTGTTGAATTTAACCACAAACTCTTTggggatttgtaaatggatgtAAGTTCCCTGAGGaaaatcatgaaatttaaaaccaagcaaaaagctcaaaaaactaaaataaaaaataaaaataataggcAGCATACTAATAAATGTAGTTGTCATTACTGTACTTCTTAATTccttataattgtattacagAATCAAGCTGTTTGGAAAcattacctgggagtcatggagtaggcACTCCAATGTATGTTGGTTCACTGCAGAATGTTGATATTCCCTGGACAGATAAGAACGAATCAACCGAAGTCTCACACAACTTTTCTTCGTCTTGGGTGATAGGTCGGAAGCAAAGACAAAAATAGGCTCCATAGgaacagaatttgcagatttgcaAGAAGGGAAGATTTGCAAAAAGGGAAGGTGGCTAATAAAACAGGCACAGCaaccaaaaaatattattgttttgatgaGCACTGTGTATGTCTTTTCGTTCCTGGTGTCGTAATATTTATAAGTAAGGTTTTGTATCTTATTACGAATTATGAGGTTTTGTATCTTATTACGAATACAAATTGTAATGTATAATCGAATTCTAAATATTATAGGAGGTTTTGTATCTTATTACGAATTATGAGGTTTTGTATCTTATTATGAATACAAATTGTAATGTATAATCGAATTCTAAATATTATAGGACTATTGAATTGTagaacgaataggaaaataaggAATAATCAAATTCTACATATTATAGGactattttgggcgggaagcttaaagtgaggatatcgtttttattaatagtatagattatgtcACTTTAGTTTAAAAGTTTGATGATCAATAGTAAAAATGTATTGGACATGACATTTTTTAATCCATTATAAGTTGTAATTGTATACGTAACTTTCATTAcgaccattcaatgtattagaAAATATTTAAGTTTTAATGACTGAGATGTGAGTGAAGTTGCACATCCTTGCCGGAAACGGATCTCCTACCGGACATCGGATGCCCCACGTCGCATGCTCTCTTAGACCATGCATTCATAGTTATTAGTTGGTGCCAACCTAACTACACTCattaaccttgtggtctaatggcatcTGGTTGCACCCTCACATAGAAAGGAATGGGTTCTCGCCTTAGTAGAGACGATATTAGCTTTTTgtgtttcatttggttgagaaagtagctatgaatatatactacattgtaacatagtcaaaaaaaaaaaaaaaaaaaaaaaaactgtccaCCCACTCGTCTAGCCTATCATTTTTATCCCACGTACACACTAATTATGAGTACTATTATCAGTATTATATTTCTCGCAAACACTTACAAATTGTTACGACTACAATCAACAATTCAGTATTAATCTTGATTGGGTTATTGGAGGTGGGCGCAAACTCAAGGAATAAAAGGTACAAGACAAAGGATCAAGGTGGTGCAAGACAAACCCAGTAGAGGAGGGGTGCAAGCCAAGAAGCAGACTCGTGAGGAGGTGGTCCAAGGAAGAACATGCCCGATTGCCGCCCGAGGCCGTGGCGCCCGGGCATGTGTGCGTGCGTAGGCGCCATACCCCTCGGGTATGGcactcactcccatcatccatgtgggagtgttaatcgggacaccggatgccacttgaccacaaggtctttggctattgTATTTATTCACTAGtcatcttattatttatttattatttgagccACTATTTTCTGGGCCGGTACCTTTGAATTTTGTACGGATTCTATTGGGCCTCACACCCCTcgttaataatattgttatttccTATTCCGTTTTATATTGTTATACCTggtttcaatcattattgtgtggaccatactatcaaataatgcagattcaatataaaaataatgtacattcagtataaaaataatgtacattatattcaggggatgtacattatttgtgtactgaatatacattatttttatagtataaaaataatgtacattcagtacaaaaataatgtacatttagtacattaaaaatgtacattttattatggtccacacaataatttgccacctGGTTTTATGGTGGATCCGGTTCCGATATACTCGGTCCGAATTAGGCCACTAAacgaaaaaaatacaattaggtcGTTGAACAtaccaaatgtatgcaatttcaccttaTAGCAAGTTATCATCCATTTCTTCTGGTTACTTGCTTAGTGAGTtcgcatttaaaaaaataaacaaatactttttaataaaaaaaaaaaaaagggtcacCCCCTTCCCTTACTCCCCTCCTTCGTCTCTGCCGGAGATGAGGACATGCTCTTCGTCTCCAACCGGAGACGAAAGAGGGGGAAGGGGGTAGCCGGTAGCCACCccgacaattttttttaaataaaaaaagttttttttaaaaaatatttttaaaaatgccaAATCATCATCCACGTAAGTAGACAACCGGAAGAAATTGGTGTTAACATGTTATCAtgtaaaattgtatatatttggggtgttcaataatttaattgtacttttttcgTTCAGTAacttaattgcattttcaggTTATATTCAGTgatcaatttgaaccttattccgtGTGATTATATTAGGTATAATACAATAGTAGTTTGATTCGAGTTTTTGATAAGTGTTATTGTATGATATAGAGTTATAGACAATatgacattttcaaaaaaaaatagacaatatgacattagtaatttagtatcgATGGGCAGCCAAGGTGAGCGAGTATTAGTGCACTGGGCTTAATGATTGCTCTATATAGTTAAATCGTCGACCTACTTAATCAACTATAGTCACTTGTTGTCTCTGCTCCCCTCTTTCAAAATCTTGATTTCCTTGTTCGTCTTCGTCTTCTCTTTGCGTGTTGGAAACCCTAGAAATTTAAGGGTCCAGAACTCGCTGAATTATTGCTTCCACGCCCTAGATTTCTGCAGATAAACCCTGTTCCTCTTACCCATTTCCGTTTAATTTCTCTCTGTACCCACCG contains these protein-coding regions:
- the LOC116016128 gene encoding uncharacterized protein LOC116016128, giving the protein MKDPPHVLQRLYFGDTEQSKHFLSNIRRYNNMFCFTSLGGRIDRSLNTGNAPPVFRISGQNYHCIGSLVPIDGSMPKFAQLYIYDTNNEIKNRINSVRGESNLGDINEEIVVELKNMLDQNNVLVNCFRMARTEIQSNPVIEVKMNLIGKRNKDGRTYNLPTAHEVAALIVGDIDPSMGDLDILIETRTGQLKRINQLNPAYLPLQYPLLFPYGEDGYREDIIFSDAWRQCHPRGRIRISPKEYFSFYIHEKVNEKHTLLYSRRLFQQFLVDAYTMIESARLIYIRTHQKALRCEAYQGLSDALTRGELDPAARGKRIILPSSFTGGARYMIQNYQDAMAICKHIGYPHIFITFTSNPKWPEIERYVTHRGLKADDRPDIICRVFKMKLDAMIEDIKTDKLFGDICGVIYTIEFQKRGLPHAHILLFAKRMNRPNSANEIDALISAEIPDPDVDAEYHHAVSEFMLHGPCGELRKNSPCMVDGKCSNYFPKKHVTHTILDKDGYPIYRRRDNGRTINKNGIKLDNRYVVAHNRHLLLKYRAHINVEWCNQSRSIKYLFKYVNKGNDRVTAEFMSSSVNALNGDVVDEINMYYDCRYISACEATWRLFGYWIHYRIPPVERLNFHLEHQQNVVYGEDQPLDQIVENQTVKQSQFKAWFEANKKYEEARSLTYAEFPSKFVWKQDLREWQPRKRGYSIGRLFYVPPGCGELYYLRCLLNLVRGPSSHEDIRTVAGVIHNSFRDACYEYGLLDDDKEYIDGITDSSYWASAYALRRLFATLLTSSSISRPEVVWNAVWEFLAEDAQVQRRRVMQNSKLMLSDSDKKQFALVELEKLLSLWGKSLKDFPEMPIPDESSMCLSENMLIAEELAYDKESLKTEHETLVTQLTDEQKNVYESVMNDIDSNGGGLFFVYGYGGTGKTFLWRTLSSKIRSRGDIVLNVASSGIASLLLPGGRTAHSRFVIPLSLNEDSTCNISQDIGDGIAGVVNGGLSEIDIPPQFLLKCGHDPIATIVESTFPSSRYVIVFSNKNRDEQSLNTN